One window from the genome of Euzebyales bacterium encodes:
- a CDS encoding universal stress protein yields the protein MGGIVVGVDGSVAADRALRWAVDEAVLRDTEVRLVLGYVLHVHRPSVTSTDRERAERALQEIVERNAEVLRRVPWKTTAAPLLGRPYADAILEAGDDADLIVVGSRGLGGFNELVLGSTSYRVAAHATAPVAVVRGGGDGDPRDCVGIVVGVDGSRAAVRALRWAVAEAVLRGVDVTLVHGYFAPSEALLSGVASPEQIETERTRARTQAQAIVDAVLADVDVPEGVTVTPQVMAGTPAGAILGHTTASHLTVVGTRGHGGIRRTVVGSTSHQVLHHAPGPVVVVP from the coding sequence ATGGGCGGCATCGTGGTCGGCGTGGACGGATCGGTCGCCGCGGACCGGGCGCTGCGCTGGGCGGTCGACGAGGCCGTGCTGCGCGACACGGAGGTCCGGCTCGTGCTCGGCTACGTGCTGCACGTGCACCGTCCGTCGGTCACCTCGACGGACCGGGAGCGGGCCGAGCGGGCGCTACAGGAGATCGTCGAGCGTAACGCCGAGGTGCTGCGCCGTGTCCCATGGAAGACGACCGCCGCGCCACTGCTGGGGCGGCCCTACGCGGATGCGATCCTCGAGGCCGGTGACGACGCCGACCTGATCGTGGTCGGCTCCCGCGGGCTCGGTGGGTTCAACGAGCTGGTGCTGGGCTCCACCAGCTACCGTGTCGCCGCGCACGCGACCGCGCCCGTGGCGGTCGTGCGCGGAGGCGGGGACGGCGATCCGAGGGACTGCGTCGGGATCGTCGTCGGGGTCGACGGCTCCCGCGCCGCCGTCCGCGCGTTGCGGTGGGCCGTCGCCGAGGCTGTGCTGCGCGGCGTCGACGTGACCCTGGTGCACGGGTACTTCGCTCCCAGCGAGGCGCTGCTGAGCGGCGTGGCGTCGCCTGAGCAGATCGAGACCGAGCGCACGCGCGCGCGCACGCAGGCACAGGCGATCGTCGACGCGGTGCTCGCCGACGTCGACGTGCCCGAGGGCGTCACCGTGACCCCCCAGGTGATGGCGGGCACGCCCGCCGGGGCCATCCTCGGCCACACGACCGCCAGCCACCTGACGGTCGTCGGCACCCGCGGTCACGGCGGCATCCGACGGACTGTCGTAGGCTCGACGAGCCACCAGGTCCTGCACCACGCGCCGGGGCCGGTGGTGGTCGTGCCGTGA
- a CDS encoding universal stress protein, with protein sequence MTAVDPAGTLNVQRIVVGVDGSPQADRALAWAVREAELRVAAVDVVHCYVVHARGVVMYVPDQDAAEARLDEIIDRNQHVLGRVKWTAGAMGVFNASSAGLVDAGEDAALIVVGSRGAGGFDRLRLGSTGYRTAAHATTPVAVIPPTAEDDLQEAHGLIVGVDGSQAAQRALLWATEEAGHRNVRLAVVHAFQLAVDPMMVARASDERRAQLLIRGQEKAEQVVRDALAAADVSMADVTRVIERGAPADVLLSHTGPGRLLVLGTHGRGAIGRIVFGSVSHQCLHHAAGPVVVVP encoded by the coding sequence ATGACCGCGGTCGATCCCGCAGGGACGTTGAACGTGCAGCGCATCGTCGTCGGTGTTGACGGGTCACCCCAGGCCGACCGGGCACTCGCCTGGGCCGTACGCGAAGCGGAGCTACGTGTCGCCGCCGTGGACGTGGTCCACTGCTACGTCGTGCACGCACGTGGCGTCGTGATGTACGTGCCGGACCAGGACGCGGCGGAAGCCCGGCTCGACGAGATCATCGACCGCAACCAGCACGTGCTCGGCCGCGTCAAGTGGACGGCGGGTGCGATGGGCGTGTTCAACGCGTCGAGCGCCGGCCTCGTCGATGCGGGCGAGGACGCGGCCCTGATCGTCGTGGGATCGCGCGGCGCCGGCGGGTTCGACCGTCTGCGGCTCGGTTCCACGGGCTACCGCACGGCGGCGCACGCCACGACCCCGGTCGCGGTCATCCCGCCCACCGCCGAGGACGACCTGCAGGAAGCGCACGGGCTGATCGTCGGCGTCGACGGCTCCCAGGCCGCCCAGCGCGCGCTGCTGTGGGCCACCGAGGAGGCTGGCCACCGCAACGTCAGGCTGGCCGTCGTCCACGCGTTCCAGCTCGCCGTCGACCCCATGATGGTGGCCCGGGCGTCCGACGAGCGCCGTGCGCAGCTGCTCATCCGCGGCCAGGAGAAGGCCGAGCAGGTGGTCCGCGACGCACTCGCCGCGGCCGACGTGTCGATGGCCGACGTCACCCGTGTGATCGAGCGTGGCGCACCCGCCGACGTCCTGCTCTCCCACACCGGCCCAGGCCGGCTGCTGGTCCTCGGCACGCACGGACGTGGTGCGATCGGGCGTATCGTGTTCGGGTCGGTCAGCCACCAGTGCCTGCACCACGCGGCTGGCCCCGTCGTCGTGGTGCCGTAG
- a CDS encoding CBS domain-containing protein yields MTASRAPTDLREITVGQVMSTDPLVLRDDMRVDVAAAMLANHGYAGAPVVDQRGRLSGVLHALDVALAHLPPQAAQARSVVVRSLLRPPVTVEPTSPIHVAAERMRSERTDRLVVVERHIRIVGLVTGQDLLRTVTLHGDLLRRTVDGRIAALGVTGVVADVGPGGEIFLSGTVDSITIRDRLVRTVGAIAGVTEIEELIRIAPSPPT; encoded by the coding sequence ATGACGGCCAGCCGCGCACCGACCGACCTGCGGGAGATCACGGTCGGGCAGGTCATGTCGACGGACCCGCTGGTGCTGCGCGACGACATGCGTGTCGACGTCGCCGCCGCCATGCTGGCCAACCACGGCTACGCGGGCGCGCCGGTGGTCGACCAGCGGGGACGGCTGTCGGGTGTGCTGCATGCCCTCGACGTCGCCCTGGCGCACCTCCCGCCACAGGCGGCACAGGCACGGTCGGTCGTCGTCCGGAGCCTGCTCCGTCCACCGGTCACCGTCGAACCGACGAGCCCGATCCACGTCGCGGCCGAGCGGATGCGGTCCGAGCGCACCGACCGGCTCGTCGTGGTCGAGCGTCACATCCGCATCGTCGGCCTCGTGACCGGTCAAGACCTGTTGCGCACCGTCACGCTGCACGGCGACCTGCTGCGACGCACCGTCGACGGACGCATCGCGGCGCTCGGCGTCACCGGTGTGGTGGCCGACGTGGGCCCCGGCGGCGAGATCTTCCTGTCGGGCACCGTCGACTCGATCACGATCCGCGACCGGCTCGTGCGCACGGTCGGCGCCATCGCCGGCGTGACCGAGATCGAGGAGCTCATCAGGATCGCCCCCTCACCGCCGACGTGA
- a CDS encoding universal stress protein: protein MAKAEVVVGVDGSQDSFAALRLAADEARSRSGRRLHVVYVYEPARTTQAVTAAAVVAAGPWASPTTGDTILEDAHRRDDEERAEAKRHAEGHLRQMVSQADADLSGLDVQQSAVGDEHPSAALVRLSTGADLLVVGSRGLGGFRGLLLGSVSQQCVHHATCPVLVTRG from the coding sequence ATGGCCAAGGCAGAGGTGGTCGTCGGAGTCGACGGGTCGCAGGACTCGTTCGCAGCGCTGAGGCTGGCGGCTGACGAGGCGCGCAGCAGATCCGGGCGGCGCCTGCACGTCGTGTACGTGTACGAACCCGCGCGGACCACCCAGGCGGTGACGGCGGCGGCGGTCGTGGCGGCCGGCCCGTGGGCCTCCCCGACGACCGGCGACACCATCCTGGAGGACGCGCACCGCCGCGACGACGAGGAACGGGCAGAGGCGAAACGGCACGCCGAGGGACACCTGCGGCAGATGGTGTCACAGGCTGACGCGGACCTGAGCGGACTCGACGTGCAGCAGAGCGCTGTCGGCGACGAGCACCCGTCCGCGGCGCTGGTGCGGCTCTCCACAGGCGCCGACCTGCTCGTCGTTGGTTCCCGCGGCCTCGGCGGGTTCCGGGGGCTGCTCCTGGGATCGGTCAGTCAGCAGTGCGTGCACCACGCGACCTGTCCGGTCCTGGTCACGCGCGGGTAG
- a CDS encoding universal stress protein, which translates to MKIVVAIDGSPHATRALAWAVEEAELRSAALTVLHAFGVGRLAGALDGGTAAERREAEAIELVRHALDPWTTSGVDADIAVAPALGRQVAGALLHHARDADLLVLGSRGLGGFPGLLLGSVSQQVVTHASVPVAVIPYVDGAAIPPVTTSVVVGIDGSPSSRRALEWGAEEARLRDVPVEAVLVRPAVDPVTSDASASELASLDEQADEGARRRLLTIIRDTLGVRGTDVLPRVLAGQAAHVLVTVAARSSSLVVVGSRGREGFAGLLLGSVSMQCLTHARGPVVVIHGS; encoded by the coding sequence ATGAAGATCGTGGTGGCAATCGACGGATCGCCGCACGCGACCAGGGCCCTGGCGTGGGCGGTGGAGGAGGCGGAGCTGCGCTCCGCGGCGCTGACGGTGCTGCACGCGTTCGGCGTCGGCCGCCTCGCCGGCGCACTCGATGGCGGTACCGCTGCGGAGCGCCGGGAGGCCGAGGCGATCGAGCTGGTGCGCCACGCACTCGACCCGTGGACCACCAGTGGCGTCGACGCGGACATCGCCGTGGCGCCTGCGCTGGGACGGCAGGTCGCCGGCGCCCTGCTCCACCACGCCCGCGACGCCGACCTGCTCGTTCTCGGCAGCCGCGGGCTCGGCGGCTTCCCCGGGCTGCTGCTCGGCTCGGTCAGCCAGCAGGTCGTGACGCACGCCAGCGTGCCCGTGGCGGTGATCCCCTACGTCGATGGGGCGGCGATCCCACCGGTCACGACGTCGGTCGTCGTCGGCATCGACGGCTCCCCATCATCGCGACGTGCGCTCGAGTGGGGCGCGGAGGAGGCACGACTGCGCGACGTGCCCGTGGAGGCGGTGCTCGTGCGCCCAGCCGTCGACCCCGTCACCTCGGACGCGTCGGCGTCCGAGCTCGCCTCGCTCGACGAGCAGGCTGACGAGGGCGCACGTCGTCGGCTGCTGACGATCATCCGCGACACGCTCGGCGTGCGCGGCACCGATGTCCTCCCGCGGGTCCTGGCGGGCCAGGCCGCGCACGTCCTGGTCACCGTCGCCGCGCGCTCCTCGTCGCTCGTGGTCGTCGGCAGCCGCGGCCGGGAGGGGTTCGCCGGGCTCCTGCTCGGCTCCGTGAGCATGCAGTGCCTCACGCACGCACGCGGACCTGTCGTCGTGATCCACGGGTCATGA